From the genome of Trichosurus vulpecula isolate mTriVul1 chromosome 6, mTriVul1.pri, whole genome shotgun sequence:
ggtttttctccccctccccaactcaggTTTAGAGGTTTGTAAGAATGGCTGCTTTTAACGCTGGACACTGGGTACTCTTGGAGGCTGGTACTACACTGTACCTCAGAAACTACAGGGGTCATTAGGGGCCAGGAGACAACTGAACATGATGGCAAGGACAGATCTCATGCTGCAAGCACACTTCACAGAACTGAAACAGCTGAGCTACTGCCATGGTCTCCTCCCCTCAGTGAATCCCGAGGAAGAAAAAACCTTCTCCATTGGGGCTGAAAACTACAAGGCACATGGCTCTGTCCCCCTAGGACCAGGGCCGCTTACACGGATTGCATGGAGGAGCCAGATATTGGGATCCATGTTCATAACTTTCTATACAAAGAGAAATCATGGTGGCTCTGTTAAAGTTGATGGCTGAGGAGGCTCAGGTATGGGAATCATCTAGACAGGGAAAAATCCTAGGCTTGATCTCGGGAATACTGCAGAGCTCTCATCCTTCCCACCCCTAGGTCCAGTTCAGCTGAGGCAGACAATGTATTTCATCATGGAATAGGAATTCTGATCTCTCTCTTCAGGGTTGAGCAAAGTCCAAGGCAGAAGGGAATTAGACAGTATGTCTTCAAGGTGAACCAGGGAATGAACCCTTGCTATCGAGCCACCCTATACCAAGGTCATCAGGAGTCCACTTTGCTGGAGAAGCCGGGCCATCTGACATGACAGTCTGTTCCGGGGGACAATGCCAAAGGTTCTGTGCCCATATATCTTGACAATCCTCAAAGGATGAGGCAAGAGTAGCTTCTGACCTAGCCTTCTGCGCTGAGCCTCAGCTATCAGCTGGCCTTGGTTATTTCATGTTCCCAGAGGGCCTTTGGCCTTCCCTTAATCACTTGCTCTATTGTTCTGAAGCTACATTCTCCTCAAGGCCAAGCTAGTTTACTCAGAATGAAGGAGTGGCGGTCATGTGGACAGTTCATGCCAACCAGCAGGAGTATGAGGGTGGAGGATGCAGCAGGTAGGGGAGGGGCTCCTCTCTTCAGCTATGAGGTCCTGGGTACGAAAGGAGAAAATCTACTCACATCCTCCTGTTTCCAGGAGAGGGGAACAGGGGGCGTCACAATAAGTCAGGCCAAATCCCCATCTAGTCCACAGAGGGTAGATTTGCTAGCGAGATCTGGAGCGTTCATGGGAGCAAGGGTTAGCAGCATCAGTGCAAAAGTAAATGGCTTCAGGAGCAGAAGGTACAAAATACTCTCCATGTGCCTCTCCGTCATCATCCCTGGTCTGCTGATCCCAGGCTTCCAAAGGCTCACTGAACAGCAGCTTGGGTTGACAGCCCAACAGGTGGCAGCTCCACCTTTAGAGCCCATCCCACAGGGCTGGTTTATAGAGGTGCAGAGGCGAGGCTCTCAGGTGAAGGTAATTAGATACTCAGGCACCTCTTGGTGGCTTCTGGGAAGGGCCTTCTGACCAAATCACATGGCTCTGCTATACTCGATGCCACTCTTGGCAGAAATGCTTGACCACGGCAGAAGGCTGCACAGAAGACTCTGGGCCTGGCGATAAATCTGCTGTGGAATTGAACACGGGCTCAGGTTGGCTAATGCAGACCCGATGTGCTGAATGTAGTCAAAAATTGTCCAAGGAGGATGTCCCCCATTGATGTAGAGCACATAGGTGAAGCCATCTTTGAAGACCCCTCTTATGGAGTAATAATAGGGCAGATAGTGGTGTTGCTTAAAGTCTCTATTTTCATAGAAATTTATTGCTGTGTTGTTAGTGGTGAGGATGTGCAGGTAGATTGCTTTGCAGTGGTCTTGAGCCGTAGTAGATATGTGATCCTTTAGGCTTTCAAGTAAAAGGGAACCTATTCCATGCTTTCTGAATTCTTTTACCACTCCTAGACTTAAGATGTATGCGACCTGTGTATCAACAGAGAAGTTTGACGCTAGAATATCTCCGTCCTCTTTGTGTACCTTTGTCCTACTTTTTATTTCAGCAACTATCATGCCCACAATGGCTCCTCTGTAAGTTgcagcaagggaaaaaaaaatttcatatttgAAGTGATGTCACGATACCATGAGTCAGGGTACTCAATTGGGAACCAGTCACCACAGAGTTGCTTCACTGTGTCTATGTCATCGTGGCAAAGAAGACGTAGGTTGACCTCACTAAGTGCACTGGAGGGTACTTCCTCTGTCATTCAAGCCTTGTTGGGGAGCCGGCGGCCGGGAAGGGGGAGCTTCTAGAGCATCCTGGGGGCGACGCGGCGTCGCAGGGAAAGCAGCCACAGCCGGTGCGGGCGTTGTTATGTAACCGGCAGGAGCTCCGGCCGACGAAGCCGGCGAGccatcaaagctatttataatcaaataaaaaaactcTTCTTAATTACTATTGACAAGAAAAAGGCAAGTTGAAACacctctgaggtactaccttgtgcccatcagaaatgacaaatgctagaggtgAGTGTGACCTGTTCCAGCCATTGCGGAGAACAgtctggaactatgtccaaagagctatgAAATTGTGTACaccttttgatctagcaatactctTAATggatctgtaccccaaagagatcaaagaaggaaaaaaggaccaatacgtacaaaaatatttatagcagctctttatgtggggGCAAGGAATTTAAAATTGAGGGGGTGTAAGTGGAGAgtggctgaacaggttgtagCATACCATTGTAATGGAGTTCAATTGTGTAATAAGGAATGataagggggtggtttcagaaaaacacatggcaaggcctatatgaactgatgcaaagtgaagtgagaagaactgggagatcattgtgcattcTGACAACAATGTTAGaattatgatcaactgtgaaagacttgactactctGTTCAATACAATAGTCCAAGATACTTCCAAAAGGACTCATTATGAAAGAAAGTGCTATGCacttccaaagagagaactgatgaactcttagTGCAAAATGAAGTATGACtttctcactttcatttttttgctttgttttctgatatggctaatatagaaataagttttgcatgatttaACATGCATAATTGATGTTTGCCTTTTCAGTGGATGGGGAAAGggagcaaaggagggagagaatctggaactttataaagaaaaaaatgttaaacacacatgtgtatataataaattaaaagaaatacagaaaaagagataTGGATCTGACAATTATCATTTCCCCAATTTTAActgatttgggatttttttcatatggctattgatagtttagatttctttccttgagaactgtggagaggtgggagagtaaaaataaatgaatgcttgtcaactgaaaaaataaaagaaattaagagactaAAATCTAGAAACAAATTGAAGATAAAGATAAGAGTCAGATTGCATAGGCAAGACAATTTGAAATAAGGAatgtaaagagaaaaggaaaaagtaacACAGATAATAAATTCATGGGTATCCCCTTTTAGGGTTTGGAGGAGAAATCAGTGGAGACAGAAAATGAACAATTCAAGGAAATTAAGGAAAAACTGGGCattgagaaagagggagagggtcaccaaatctttttttttttaatttaaatttatttatttaacatatttagttttcagcactgattttcaacagagtttgaattataaattttctccccatttctaccctcccccccactccaagatggcatatattctggttgccctgttccccagtcagccctcccttctgtcacccccctcccctctcatccccttttcccttcctttcttgtagggcaagataaatttctacgccccattgcctgcgtatcttattttctagttgcatgcaaaaacgtttttttttttgttttcgaacatctgtttttaaaactttgagttccaaattctctcccctcttcccttcccacccaccctccctaagaagtcaagtaattcaacataggccacatgtgtatcattatatataacccttccacaatactcatgttgtgaaagactaactatattttgctccttcccaacccattcccctttattgaattttctcccttgaccctgtcccctttccaaagtgtttgtttttgattacctccacccccatctgccctcccctccgtcatccccccccctgcttttttatcttattccctcttctttcctgtggggtaagatacccaattgagtatgtatggtattcgctcctcaggccaaatttgattagagcaagattcactcattcccccctcacctgccctctcccctcctccgacagaactgcttcctcttgccacctttatgcaagataatccaccccattctatctctctctatctccctctctcaatatatccctctctcatcccttaatttgattttatttcttttagatatcttcccttcatcttcaactcaccctgtgcccactctctctctctctctctctctgtctatatataaatatatattatatatatataatatatatatacatacacacacacatacacattcacttatatatgtatacatacatatatatatatatatatatatatatgcatattcccatcagctaccctaatactgaggtctcatgagtcatacatgtcatctttccatgtaggaatgtaaacaaaatggttcaactttagtaagtcccttgcaatttctttttcttgttctttttcttgattatcttttcatgcttctcttgattcttgtgtttgaaagtcaaattttctgttcagctctggtctttttattgagaaagcttgaatgttctcaattttattgaaaatcattattttgccttggagcatgatactcagttttgctgggtaggtgattctaggttttaatcctagctccattgccctctggaatatcgtattccaagcccttcgatctcttaatgtagaagctgccagatcttgggttattctgattgggtttgcacaatactcaaattgtttatttctggctgcttgcagtattttctccttgatctgggagctctggaatttggcgacaatattcctaggagatttctttttgggatctatttgaggaggcaaatgatggattctttcaatttctattttgccttgtggctctagaatatcagggcagttctcactgataatttcttgaaagatgatatctagactccttttttgatcatggctttcaggtagtccaataatttttaaattatctctcctggatctattttccaggtcagtggtttttccaatgagatattttatattgtcttccattttttcattcctttggatctgttttataatatcttgatttctcataaagtcactagcttccacttgctccaatctcatttttaaggtagtattttcttcagtggtcttttggacctccttttccatttggctaattctgtctttcaaggcattgttttcctcattggctttttggagctcttttgccatttgagttagtctattttttaaggtgttgttttcttcagtgtatttttcagtatttttttgggtctcctttagcaagtcattgacttgtttttcatggttttctcgcatccttctcatttctcttcgcaatttttcctctacttctctaatttgcttttcaaatcctttttgagcttttccttgtcctgggaccagttcatgtttttcctggaggcttttggtgtaggctcttgcactttgttgacttctttaggctgtatgttttgttcttctttgtcaccaaagaaagaatccaaagtctgagactgagtctgggtgtgttttctctgcctggccatattcccaaccaactaacttgacccttgagtttttcagcggggtatgactacttgtagactaaagagttttatgttccacgttttggggggatgcgccagctctgccacaccagcactcctccttccccaagaacccccaacccggactgggttTAGCTCTTCagtaggctgtgcactcctgctctgatccaccacttaattcctcccaccaggtgggcctggggccagaagcaaatgcagctgtagctgccccacctccactgccccaggggcggtggcccaactgcaaactccttccactcccgaagcttttcccactaaccttctcctctgtctttggtgtttgtgggttgagaagtctggtaactgccacagctcactgagtcagggcgctagggccccctccagccggctcctggtctgattggtccgcGCTgcttatgctgggctctgctccactccgttcccagctcccagctcctgtgtgggatagatctcacccagagaccatccaggctgtcctgggctggagccctgctttcctctgctgttttgtgggttctgcagttctagaattggttcagagctattttttataggtctttggagggactcagcagggagctcatgctagtccctgctttccagccaccatcttggctccacccggAGGTTCACCAAATCTAACACCACTGgaaggtcaaggaaaatgagggCAGAAAAGATGCAATTAAATTTACAAATAAGAGCAATTTAGTAAAATAGCTGAAAGCTGGTTTGGACAAATGAATAGTTCTCCTTGAGTCCAACCTAAAATGAACAATGGAATTATACCTGTATACTTACAATCTTAAGACTCTTAGGATTTGTGGTCACttggaaaattaaaaacaaataaaaattacatttcgCAGTTATCAATATTCTACTCCTGTAGCCCACCATTATGTACTGGTGTGGGGGGCAAGGAGTATGGTTCCCCGTTTGTATTCTAGCCAAGACTGATAATTATGTTTAATCTAATTTCTGATTCATTTTTAGTATTTAACTTACAGTGTTCTTTTTAATGTGTATTTATGCCTGGTTTTGTatctccttcatttctgaatatatccttccTCAATCCCTCCACCCAGAAAACCATCCCTTGtaagaataattaaaaaagaaacactctGTGTATAGTACtcatgcctatatatatatatatatatatatatatatatatatatatatatgtatatatttatatgtatatgtgtatatatatatatatatatgtgtatatatatatatatgtaatgtccAGTAAGAAACAATTTGCTAAGCACCTGCtacatggcaggcactgtgctaagcattttacaaatctcatttgatcctcacaacaatcatggcAGGTATGTACTATTATCCACCATTTTGCtgttaaagaaaatgaggcaaacaggagttaaatgacttgtttaaggtaACATAGCTACTaaatcagaggctggatttgacttcaAGTCTTCTTGTTTCTGGCTCCAGTGCTCTAACTGTTACATCAGCTAGCTGCTTTTGAAAGGCAATAACTGTCAGTAACTAAGCTCCTGATAAATAATTCCCTATGGTATTATCCCCTATACTTTATGGCAATCATGACTGAGAATGAGAGCCCTTTATATTGTGATGTATGCTATCCTCTTTCCCATGGCTTGGTTTCTAATAAGGAAATGATACCTGGTTACTACAAGGCCATTGGGAACTAAATATGGACATGTAAAACAAAAATACACTATTGACTTTCAAAACCATCCTGCAAATTTGATAGTGGTATAGACAAGCACAACGTGATTATGGGTTGGAAATAATAACAgtcttttaaaaaacttaaataaaCCTGCTCACTGTGGTCCATACACAACATTCTGTCTCACACCTCTATGACTTTTCAAAGGTATTTGCTTATATCTGGTTTGAATAGCCATCTCACTTCTATGCCAAAggatctctagcttcctttaaatgcACAGCTCATTTATCATCTCCTACACAAAGCCCTTTCTGATTCTCCTGCCCAGTTAGTATCATTGCCCCCTTGAAAACATCTATATTCTGTACTTATTTATTGTTTAAATAATATATCACCTGAagaaaaatgtaagctctttgaagtcatCAGCTGTTGTAGTGTTGTCTTTGTAAGCCTagcacatagcatagtgcctTTGGACTTAGAGTAGGAGTCACTTTtaagctttttctctttttactttttaaatttatttcattttttatttatgcaataaaacaagcatttccataacatagtataattaaaaaaaaacaaagttgcatgtgaaactgtaaatctattatatataatttgacattccttttaaatatataataaagttaacatgtagttttcttttttcccctttttcccctctcccccaccctagagatgcctaccattagacacaaatatgtatatgcatatatatatatatgtatgtatatatatatatatctcattctattacttttatttatcagttctttctctggatgcagacagcatcttccttcatatgtcttttgtacttaatttgcatatatatatatatatatatatatatatatatgatagtcaaaatgacacactcaaagttgttcttaaaacaattttaCTGTTACCATATacagttttcttggttctgtgcCTTTTGATCTTTgttatttcatataagtctttctatgtttttctaacagcattaagctcatcatttcttatagcacaatagctttctgatcatataccacaacttgttcatccattccacagttgatggacaggccttcaatttccagttctttgtcaccacaaagagagtctccataaatattttagaagatataggttcttttcctttttcttaatcatctttggaaatagaccccagtaggggtattgctggatcaaagggtataggcagtttaataactctttagaTGCTGATTGAATTGAAGTGAACTGAATTTTAAACAGTCTTCGCTAGCACCTAGCACCTCACTGGAAGAATCACGAAGACAGGCATGGGGATGACTCTGAGAGTAGAGGGAAATACGGATATGTTCTAATAAACCAGAAAGACTTTGAGGATAGGTTTTACAATGGATTGTGTGCTTTTGTGCTTGTCATCTGAGATTCAGCAAACCCAGTTAAGTAAAGAGATACTTATCAATAGAACATTGATCACCAGAATGAAAAAAGTCCCAGTGCAACCCTTCAAGACTATCAACTGGCAAATAGAGGGATTTGATCTGAATCACTGGAGTAGCAGtttcaaactcaagtagaaatagGAGCCAGGAAACTGTATATAAGAATCCT
Proteins encoded in this window:
- the LOC118854128 gene encoding LOW QUALITY PROTEIN: N-alpha-acetyltransferase 60-like (The sequence of the model RefSeq protein was modified relative to this genomic sequence to represent the inferred CDS: deleted 2 bases in 1 codon), which encodes MTEEVPSSALSEVNLRLLCHDDIDTVKQLCGDWFPIEYPDSWYRDITSNMKFFSLAATYRGAIVGMIVAEIKSRTKVHKEDGDILASNFSVDTQVAYILSLGVVKEFRKHGIGSLLLESLKDHISTTAQDHCKAIYLHILTTNNTAINFYENRDFKQHHYLPYYYSIRGVFKDGFTYVLYINGGHPPWTIFDYIQHIGSALANLSPCSIPQQIYRQAQSLLCSLLPWSSISAKSGIEYSRAM